Below is a window of Arcobacter sp. LA11 DNA.
TAGAAGAAGAGAATGCAAAACTTAAAGAGACTAGTATCTTTTTAAAAGAAAATGGAAAGGCAGGATTAGTAACAAGTGTTGATTTTGTAGTTTAATCTCTTTTTATTTACCTAAACAAAAAGAGCCAAACATTACATCTAACATTTGATCATTTTCATATGGTCTAGTGATATTTGAAATATTTTCTAAAGCTTCTGTAATATGGTGTGCAAAAAACTCTAATTCACCTGTTTGTAAAGGCATTGAAGATTCATTTATATGAAAAAGTGTTTGTTCAACAGAATCTACTTGTCTTGTTGAAATTAAAGTCATATCATCACTATGAGTATTTAAATCCAGTAAAGACTCTACTTTAAATACTAAAGGATTAATAGTCTGTTTAGTGCTTAGTTCAATAAAATCATCTAGTTTTGTTTTATCAAACTTACTTTCTAAATCTGTTTTATTTAAAACTTTTATTATCTCTTTATCATCATTCTCTTTTAGAAGTTTTAAAATTTTTTCATCTTCAGCATCTAACTCTTTACTATTATCAAATAAAGAAATTACAATATCAGCTTCATTTATTGCTTCTATAGATTTTTCTATTCCTATTTGTTCTATTACATCACTAGCTTCACGTATACCTGCTGTATCAACTATTTTGATAATATGAGTACCAATTTTAACTGATTCTTCTATAGTATCTCTAGTTGTACCTGCAATATCAGAAATAATAGCCCTATCAAAATTTAACAATTTATTTAAAAGTGAAGATTTTCCAACATTAGGTTTCCCAACAATTGCAACTTTAAAACCTTCTATTAGACCTTCTCTTCTTTTACTTGCATTAAGAGTATCATTTAGTTTTATTTTTATCTTATCTAGTTTATTTTCTATTTGTTCAAATATATCATCTGGCAAATCATCTTCTGCATAATCAATACTTACTTCTGTGTATGCAAGCATAAATAATAGGTCTTCTCTAATATCATTTACAAAATCAGTTAATTCACCTTTTAATTGACGTGCGAGTAATTTAACAGCATCTTCACTTCTTGCTTCAATAATTTTGGCAATTGCTTCTGCTTTTGTTAAATCTATTTTACCATTGATAAAAGCTCTTTTTGAAAACTCACCTGGTTGAGCCACTCTTGCACCATATTTTATCACTTCACTCATGATAATATTTGATATTGCAATACCACCATGACATTGAAATTCAACTATATCTTCCCCTGTAAAAGAGAAAGGATTTTTAAAGTAAATTAATAAAGCTTCATCTATTACTTCATTTTTTGAATTATATATTGAACTAAGTGTTGCAAGTCGTGGTTGTAAGTCTTTTTTCTTTGAAAGTTTTAGAGCTATTGGTAAAGCATCTTTACCACTAACTCTAATTATTGAAATGGAACCAATTCCATTTGCTGTAGCAATCGCTACTATTGTTTCATCATCAGTCAATTTTTATTGCTCTTTACTTCTATACTCATTTACAAGTACGTATTTATCCCCTCTTACATTTGTTTTAACAGCAACGTATTTTTCAGGGAATTCTTCTCTTAATTTTTTAAGTGCAATATGAACTAATATTCCATCAAGAGGTTTTGTTTTGAAAGAACCTTTTTCTTTAATTGTTTCAATAACAGGTTCTAAATATGTATGAATTGAAGTTTCTTGATTTTTTAAGAATTCAGCAACTTCAAGTCTTAACATTAATCCATATTTTTCATTAATCCAGTTAAATAAAATATATGAAAGAGCTTTATATCTATATCCTTCTTTACCAATAAGTAAAGCTGAATCATCTCCCGTAAACTCTATGTATAAAGTTGTTTCATCAAAAAACTCTACTTTTATATTATCTATTGCATAACATGTATCTTTAAATAAAGATTCTAAACCTTCATTTACTTCGGTTAAGATTTCTTCTTTATCTTTTTTTACAACAATCTTTGCAACTTCTTTTTGTGACTTAGATTCATTATAAAAATTATCAAAAATTTTCTCTTTTGATTCTACTTTTGGAACATCATTTAACTTAGGTTGTTCTCTTCTTCTAGCTTCTTTTTTTCTTTTTTGATGAGCTCTTCTCTCATCTGCTTTATTTGAATCTTCTATCTTTTTAGATACTTCTTCAATTTTTATATCTTTCTTTCTAAACTTTTGCTCTTTAGGTCTTCTATTATCTCTTCTTTTATTTCTCTTTTCACTTGCAGAAATAATTGCATTTTTCTTACCGAATCCTAAAAAACCATTACTTGGTTGTTGAAGGATATCG
It encodes the following:
- the mnmE gene encoding tRNA uridine-5-carboxymethylaminomethyl(34) synthesis GTPase MnmE; amino-acid sequence: MTDDETIVAIATANGIGSISIIRVSGKDALPIALKLSKKKDLQPRLATLSSIYNSKNEVIDEALLIYFKNPFSFTGEDIVEFQCHGGIAISNIIMSEVIKYGARVAQPGEFSKRAFINGKIDLTKAEAIAKIIEARSEDAVKLLARQLKGELTDFVNDIREDLLFMLAYTEVSIDYAEDDLPDDIFEQIENKLDKIKIKLNDTLNASKRREGLIEGFKVAIVGKPNVGKSSLLNKLLNFDRAIISDIAGTTRDTIEESVKIGTHIIKIVDTAGIREASDVIEQIGIEKSIEAINEADIVISLFDNSKELDAEDEKILKLLKENDDKEIIKVLNKTDLESKFDKTKLDDFIELSTKQTINPLVFKVESLLDLNTHSDDMTLISTRQVDSVEQTLFHINESSMPLQTGELEFFAHHITEALENISNITRPYENDQMLDVMFGSFCLGK
- a CDS encoding Jag N-terminal domain-containing protein is translated as MKKFEAKSLEEVYELASNEFGCSITQLDIDILQQPSNGFLGFGKKNAIISASEKRNKRRDNRRPKEQKFRKKDIKIEEVSKKIEDSNKADERRAHQKRKKEARRREQPKLNDVPKVESKEKIFDNFYNESKSQKEVAKIVVKKDKEEILTEVNEGLESLFKDTCYAIDNIKVEFFDETTLYIEFTGDDSALLIGKEGYRYKALSYILFNWINEKYGLMLRLEVAEFLKNQETSIHTYLEPVIETIKEKGSFKTKPLDGILVHIALKKLREEFPEKYVAVKTNVRGDKYVLVNEYRSKEQ